The Alphaproteobacteria bacterium genome contains a region encoding:
- a CDS encoding alpha/beta hydrolase gives MNANPSTFVLVHGAWSGGWCYARVAHMLRARGHTVFTPTLTGQGERAHLLSGAINLSTHITDVLGVFQYERLSEVVLAGHSYGGMVITGVADRTPEKIKALAYLDAFVPDDGQSLFDINIPANTQRFLDGAGASGGLSVPAPSAAYFGVNAADSATVDALATPFPLGCFTEKLKLSGAYRTVQKHLYVHGTVLPRESPFRPFYERAKAAGWSAHALRCGHHVMLDAPEKTAELLEGLSLSP, from the coding sequence ATGAACGCGAACCCCTCCACCTTCGTCCTGGTGCACGGCGCATGGAGCGGCGGCTGGTGCTATGCGCGCGTCGCTCACATGCTGCGTGCGCGTGGGCACACCGTGTTCACACCGACGCTGACCGGCCAAGGCGAGCGCGCGCATCTCTTGTCCGGTGCGATCAATCTTTCGACCCACATCACGGACGTGCTCGGCGTGTTTCAATACGAGCGCCTGAGCGAGGTGGTGCTTGCGGGTCATTCATACGGCGGGATGGTGATCACCGGCGTCGCGGACCGCACGCCCGAGAAGATCAAGGCGCTCGCCTATCTGGACGCATTCGTGCCGGATGACGGGCAATCGCTGTTCGACATCAACATTCCGGCGAACACGCAACGCTTCCTCGACGGCGCGGGCGCGAGCGGCGGCCTGAGCGTGCCGGCGCCGTCCGCCGCCTACTTCGGGGTGAATGCCGCGGACAGCGCGACCGTCGATGCGCTCGCGACGCCGTTTCCGCTCGGCTGCTTCACCGAGAAGCTGAAGCTGTCAGGCGCCTACCGCACAGTGCAGAAACATCTTTATGTGCACGGCACCGTGTTGCCGCGCGAGAGCCCGTTTCGCCCCTTCTACGAGCGCGCCAAGGCCGCCGGCTGGAGCGCGCATGCGCTCAGGTGCGGGCATCACGTGATGCTCGACGCGCCGGAGAAGACCGCGGAATTGCTGGAGGGTCTTTCCCTCTCCCCGTGA
- a CDS encoding transcription antitermination factor NusB → MTPARRIAPAEVPGLAARRVSADILDNVLRRRRPLDAELDGADAHPGLAALADRDRALVRKLVATVLRRVGTLRHVLAKFLERGFPSDAPRVETVLLIGAAQILFLDVPDHAAVDLSVRLVQADRRAAKYPGLINAVLRRAAREGKDAIAALDPVPLDTPDWLFARWQRSFGDETARAIAIAHGHEPPLDLTVKSDAESWAQRLRGRVMPTGTVRTVAQGHVALLPGYHEGAWWVQDAAAALPARLFGDVAGKTVADLCAAPGGKTAQLSAAGARVTALDRSANRLVRVRENLTRLGLHADMIAADVTEWQAGPFDAVLVDAPCSSTGTIRRHPDVGWLKSEADLAQLAGLQRRLLDRAVALARPGGTIVYCVCSLEPEEGEQQIDALLAREPAVRRRPVNESEVPGIAEFLNAAGDLRTLPSAWPDSDPRLSGLDGFFAARLERI, encoded by the coding sequence ATGACACCGGCTAGACGTATAGCGCCCGCCGAAGTCCCCGGTCTTGCGGCGCGGCGCGTTTCGGCTGACATCCTCGACAACGTTCTGCGAAGGCGGCGTCCGCTCGATGCCGAGCTTGACGGCGCCGACGCGCATCCGGGGCTTGCGGCGCTCGCGGATCGCGACCGCGCGTTGGTGCGCAAGCTGGTCGCGACCGTTCTGCGCCGCGTCGGCACGCTGCGGCATGTGTTGGCCAAGTTTCTCGAGCGCGGGTTTCCGTCCGATGCGCCGCGCGTCGAGACGGTGCTGCTGATCGGCGCCGCGCAGATCCTCTTTCTCGACGTGCCGGACCACGCGGCGGTCGATCTTTCCGTGCGCCTCGTGCAAGCAGACCGGCGCGCCGCGAAATATCCCGGGCTCATCAACGCGGTGCTGCGGCGTGCGGCGCGCGAGGGAAAGGATGCGATCGCGGCGCTCGATCCGGTGCCGCTCGACACGCCGGACTGGCTGTTCGCGCGCTGGCAGCGCAGCTTTGGCGATGAAACCGCGCGCGCGATCGCGATCGCCCACGGTCATGAGCCGCCGCTCGATCTCACGGTGAAGTCGGACGCGGAAAGCTGGGCGCAGCGCCTGCGCGGGCGCGTGATGCCGACCGGTACGGTGCGCACCGTCGCGCAGGGCCACGTCGCGCTGCTCCCCGGCTATCACGAGGGCGCCTGGTGGGTGCAGGACGCCGCCGCGGCCCTCCCGGCGCGGCTGTTTGGCGATGTCGCGGGCAAGACGGTCGCCGACCTGTGCGCGGCGCCCGGCGGCAAGACCGCACAACTTAGCGCTGCCGGCGCGCGCGTCACCGCGCTCGACCGGTCGGCGAACCGGCTCGTGCGCGTGCGCGAAAATCTCACGCGGCTCGGCCTGCACGCCGACATGATCGCGGCCGACGTCACCGAGTGGCAGGCGGGACCGTTCGATGCCGTTCTGGTCGATGCGCCCTGCTCCTCCACCGGCACGATCCGCCGCCATCCCGATGTCGGATGGCTCAAGTCGGAGGCCGACCTCGCCCAGCTCGCCGGATTGCAGCGCCGCCTGCTCGACCGCGCGGTCGCGCTCGCGAGGCCGGGCGGCACGATCGTCTATTGCGTCTGCTCGCTGGAACCCGAGGAGGGCGAGCAGCAGATCGACGCGCTGCTGGCGCGCGAGCCGGCCGTCCGGCGCAGGCCCGTTAACGAAAGCGAAGTTCCCGGCATTGCGGAGTTCCTTAACGCCGCCGGGGACCTGCGCACGCTGCCCAGCGCGTGGCCTGATTCGGACCCGCGTCTCTCCGGGCTCGACGGGTTCTTCGCCGCCCGTCTGGAGCGGATTTAA
- a CDS encoding TA system VapC family ribonuclease toxin: protein MLIAVDTNILVYAHRRDSIFHEAAVRSVVVLAGGSGQWAIPWPCLQEFIGIVTRPRVFDPPSTLAEAVDQVDVWLASPSIVMLAEADDHWRHLKETLLVSRTIGAKVHDARIAAICLQHGVRELWTADRDFGRFPQLRTVNPLVR from the coding sequence ATCCTGATCGCCGTTGACACCAACATCCTGGTCTACGCCCACCGTCGTGACTCGATATTTCACGAAGCGGCCGTCCGGTCCGTCGTGGTCCTTGCCGGAGGGAGCGGCCAATGGGCAATTCCCTGGCCCTGCCTGCAAGAATTCATCGGTATTGTGACGCGTCCGCGTGTGTTCGACCCCCCAAGCACGCTCGCCGAGGCGGTTGATCAGGTCGACGTCTGGTTAGCGTCTCCGTCAATTGTCATGCTCGCTGAGGCGGACGATCATTGGCGTCATTTGAAGGAAACGTTGCTGGTCAGCCGTACCATTGGCGCTAAGGTTCACGATGCGCGCATCGCGGCGATCTGCCTTCAGCACGGCGTGCGCGAATTGTGGACCGCCGACCGGGATTTCGGCCGCTTTCCGCAATTGAGAACCGTGAATCCGCTGGTTCGCTGA
- a CDS encoding L,D-transpeptidase, with the protein MRQFARALAAFACLTTAASFGAQSVEAREVVAFRDPGVSAGTVVVRQHERRLYYVLGDGRAIRYPVGVGKAGKQWAGTTRIDGKYVKPAWAPPKEVKRDKPSIPDLIPGGSPRNPMGAAALTLAGGEYAIHGTNVPGSVGGFVSYGCIRMFNQDVVDLYDRVSVGTTVMVVR; encoded by the coding sequence ATGCGGCAGTTTGCTCGCGCCCTTGCGGCGTTTGCTTGTCTTACCACTGCGGCCTCCTTCGGCGCGCAGTCCGTCGAGGCGCGCGAGGTCGTGGCATTCCGCGATCCCGGCGTCTCGGCCGGCACCGTGGTGGTGCGCCAGCACGAGCGGCGGCTCTACTACGTGCTCGGCGACGGCCGCGCGATCCGCTACCCAGTCGGCGTCGGCAAGGCCGGCAAGCAGTGGGCCGGCACCACGCGCATCGACGGCAAATACGTGAAGCCCGCCTGGGCGCCGCCCAAGGAGGTGAAACGCGACAAGCCGTCGATCCCAGACCTCATTCCCGGCGGCTCACCGCGCAATCCGATGGGCGCGGCCGCGCTCACGCTCGCCGGCGGCGAATACGCGATTCACGGCACCAACGTACCGGGCTCGGTCGGCGGCTTCGTCTCCTACGGCTGCATCCGCATGTTCAATCAGGACGTGGTCGATCTCTATGACCGCGTCAGCGTCGGCACCACCGTGATGGTGGTGCGATAG
- a CDS encoding DUF2191 domain-containing protein, protein MEISDPLLREARKIAGRENTTLRALVEQGLRQVVAEKKKDKPFKLRDASVGGNGLHPDVAGKSWDEIRDLIYEGRGS, encoded by the coding sequence TTGGAGATTTCGGACCCCCTGCTGCGCGAGGCACGCAAGATTGCGGGCCGCGAAAACACGACGCTGCGCGCGCTCGTCGAGCAGGGCTTGCGACAGGTGGTGGCTGAGAAAAAGAAGGACAAGCCGTTCAAGCTACGCGATGCGAGCGTCGGCGGAAACGGCTTGCACCCCGATGTGGCCGGCAAGAGTTGGGATGAAATCCGCGACCTTATCTACGAAGGGCGCGGATCCTGA
- a CDS encoding alpha/beta fold hydrolase: MLASLRTLALAAALIAGPALAHTPAQPPHQSYKIGDFQLESGEVIKDFSISYVTHGKLNEKKSNAILMVTAISGNHHRLDFLIGPGKALDTSKYFIICTDAIGNGLTTSPSNSATQPHMKFPKFLIRDMVTSQKKLMEHLGIDHVVAVIGPSMGGMQTLQWGVSYPDFMDSLVALVPLAKTPAWTVTVLEATRKAIMLDPAWKGGDYAEPPEQGIRLWRDILNFLAARSPEVSRNQFANQLDILPFMKAQETALIKSFDANDWIYQTWAYDRHDVGTTPGMNGDTVKALRAIKAKTLVMVGTKDLLNPEWEPQEAARFIRDVRVVTISPGTVTGHAAAGGAFPADVDFLNREIAQFFEVVTQNRQKLN, translated from the coding sequence ATGCTCGCATCCTTGCGAACACTCGCACTCGCCGCAGCGCTCATCGCTGGGCCAGCTCTGGCGCACACGCCCGCCCAGCCGCCGCATCAGTCCTACAAGATCGGCGATTTCCAGCTTGAGTCCGGCGAAGTCATCAAGGATTTCTCGATCTCCTACGTCACGCACGGCAAGCTCAACGAGAAGAAATCGAACGCCATCCTGATGGTGACGGCGATCAGCGGCAATCATCACCGCCTCGATTTCCTGATCGGGCCCGGCAAGGCGCTCGACACCAGCAAGTACTTCATCATCTGCACCGACGCGATCGGCAACGGGCTCACCACCTCGCCGTCGAATTCGGCCACGCAGCCGCACATGAAGTTTCCGAAATTCCTGATCCGCGACATGGTGACGTCGCAGAAGAAGCTGATGGAGCACCTCGGCATCGATCACGTCGTCGCCGTGATCGGCCCCTCGATGGGTGGCATGCAGACGCTGCAATGGGGCGTGAGCTATCCGGACTTCATGGATTCGCTGGTCGCGCTGGTGCCGCTCGCCAAGACCCCGGCCTGGACCGTCACGGTGCTGGAGGCGACCCGCAAGGCGATCATGCTCGATCCCGCGTGGAAGGGCGGCGACTATGCCGAGCCGCCCGAGCAGGGCATCCGGCTGTGGCGCGACATCCTCAACTTCCTTGCGGCGCGCTCGCCGGAAGTCTCGCGCAACCAGTTCGCAAACCAGCTCGACATCCTGCCGTTCATGAAGGCGCAGGAAACCGCGCTGATCAAGTCGTTCGACGCCAACGACTGGATCTACCAGACCTGGGCCTACGACCGGCACGATGTCGGCACCACGCCCGGCATGAACGGCGACACCGTGAAGGCGCTGCGCGCCATCAAGGCGAAGACGCTGGTCATGGTCGGCACCAAGGACCTGCTCAATCCCGAGTGGGAGCCGCAAGAGGCGGCGCGCTTCATCCGTGACGTGCGGGTCGTCACCATCAGCCCCGGCACGGTGACCGGGCACGCCGCGGCGGGCGGCGCGTTCCCGGCCGATGTCGATTTCCTCAACCGGGAAATCGCGCAGTTCTTCGAGGTGGTGACGCAGAACCGGCAGAAGCTGAACTGA